In Afipia sp. GAS231, a single window of DNA contains:
- a CDS encoding PAS domain S-box protein: MRLSTRLTIAMVALVLLATTAVGVLSYRNIAAVALPRALDRLQTHAELLGSELAASVRGARADVIGFRSAVAAIDIMNAHLNRSTDPAAAASETELRRRLGRRFEAELVSKPNYHEFRYIGVEDGGRELVRADRSGPGGSPRTVPDGELQRKGDRPAFAETIRLPAGEVYVSPVELNQENGVIETPHVPVLRVATALHAPDGRPFGIVIINVDMRPAFARIRNAAADGRRRYVVNDHGDYLLHPDPDREFGFEFAKPRRVQDDFPELTELLAAGGTASGVVLDRTGHRFGAGVVSLRLAEGPRIAVIETLPYAELMATTIAARDSTLIVGLVAALCAFLLAIVVARSLTRPLVQMTKVVEGFSRGETVALPAGGGHEIGVLATAFADMAAESRAKTASLLESEQMARDVVANALDAFVQTDEAGNILEWNPAAEAIFGWSQQEALGKQLISLVLPEALQSHRRRMREQLLRSEASAAAGERFEIDAIRKDGHPFKIEVSLKALRRRGGYVVNAFIRDMTQKIAADEQLRQAQKMEAVGQLTGGVAHDFNNVLTVITGTIEILAAEVSDRPDLAAITRLIGEAADRGAELTAHLLAFARKQPLQPRDTDVNRLIVESAKLMRPTLGEHVEIESMLADSVWPALVDPGQLSSALLNLAINARDAMPDGGKLTLETRNVILDESYAAAHSDVRAGNYVMIAVSDTGVGIPESIRDRVFDPFFSTKEVGRGTGLGLSMVYGFVKQSDGHIKVYSEEGFGTTFRLYLPQAGGSPEQLAAAPLSAELEGGHETILIVEDDPLVRSYVDTQLQSLGYKTLSAANGVEALDIADGGAAFDLLFTDVIMPGRLNGRQLAAEMARRRPGLKVLFTSGYTENAIIHHGRLDSGVLLLAKPYRKLDLARMVRTALTDAGILADSHSAPA, translated from the coding sequence ATGAGGTTGTCGACGCGTTTGACGATCGCGATGGTCGCGCTGGTGCTGCTGGCGACGACGGCGGTCGGGGTGCTGTCCTATCGCAATATCGCCGCGGTTGCCCTGCCGAGGGCGCTGGACCGGCTGCAGACACATGCCGAACTGCTCGGCAGCGAGCTTGCCGCCTCGGTTCGTGGCGCCCGCGCCGATGTGATCGGCTTTCGCTCCGCGGTTGCCGCCATCGACATCATGAACGCGCATCTCAACCGGAGCACCGATCCGGCGGCGGCCGCCTCCGAGACGGAGCTGCGGAGGCGTCTCGGACGGCGTTTCGAGGCCGAGCTGGTTTCCAAGCCGAACTACCATGAGTTCCGCTACATCGGGGTCGAGGACGGCGGGCGTGAACTGGTGCGGGCCGACCGTTCCGGTCCCGGCGGTTCGCCGCGCACCGTTCCGGACGGCGAATTGCAGCGCAAGGGCGATCGCCCCGCCTTCGCAGAAACCATTCGCTTGCCGGCAGGCGAGGTCTATGTCTCACCGGTCGAGCTCAACCAGGAAAACGGCGTCATCGAAACGCCGCATGTCCCGGTGCTCCGCGTCGCCACGGCGCTGCACGCGCCCGATGGACGGCCATTCGGCATCGTCATCATCAATGTCGATATGCGGCCGGCGTTCGCGCGCATTCGCAACGCCGCGGCCGACGGTCGCCGACGTTACGTCGTCAATGATCACGGCGACTATCTGCTGCATCCCGATCCGGATCGCGAATTCGGTTTCGAATTTGCCAAGCCGAGGCGCGTCCAGGACGATTTTCCGGAGCTGACCGAACTGCTTGCCGCGGGCGGTACGGCGTCCGGCGTCGTGCTGGACCGGACCGGCCATCGCTTCGGGGCAGGGGTGGTGAGCCTGCGGCTGGCGGAGGGTCCGCGCATTGCCGTGATCGAGACGCTGCCCTATGCCGAGCTGATGGCGACCACGATCGCGGCACGCGATTCCACCCTGATCGTCGGTCTTGTTGCGGCGCTTTGCGCATTCCTCCTGGCCATCGTCGTCGCCCGCTCGCTGACGCGGCCGCTGGTGCAGATGACCAAAGTGGTCGAGGGATTTTCCCGCGGCGAAACTGTCGCACTGCCGGCCGGAGGCGGCCACGAGATCGGCGTGCTGGCCACGGCGTTCGCGGACATGGCCGCCGAGTCGCGCGCCAAGACCGCATCCCTGCTCGAGAGCGAGCAGATGGCGCGCGACGTCGTCGCCAATGCGCTCGACGCCTTCGTCCAGACCGACGAGGCCGGTAACATTCTGGAATGGAATCCGGCAGCCGAAGCCATCTTCGGATGGTCGCAGCAGGAAGCGCTGGGCAAGCAACTGATCAGCCTGGTGTTGCCGGAAGCGCTTCAATCGCACCGCAGGCGGATGCGGGAACAACTGCTGCGCAGCGAAGCGAGTGCGGCGGCCGGCGAACGTTTCGAGATCGATGCGATCCGCAAGGATGGCCATCCGTTCAAGATCGAGGTGTCGCTGAAGGCGCTTCGCCGCCGCGGCGGCTACGTCGTCAACGCCTTCATCAGGGATATGACGCAAAAGATCGCCGCGGACGAGCAGTTGCGGCAGGCGCAGAAGATGGAGGCCGTCGGCCAGTTGACCGGCGGCGTCGCGCACGACTTCAACAATGTGCTGACGGTCATCACCGGCACCATCGAGATTCTGGCGGCGGAGGTTTCCGACCGGCCCGATCTCGCGGCCATCACCCGGCTGATCGGCGAGGCGGCCGATCGCGGCGCCGAACTCACCGCGCATCTGCTCGCCTTCGCGCGCAAGCAGCCGCTGCAGCCGCGCGACACCGACGTCAACCGCCTGATCGTCGAGTCGGCGAAACTGATGCGTCCGACATTGGGCGAGCACGTCGAAATCGAATCGATGCTGGCGGATTCGGTCTGGCCGGCGCTGGTCGATCCGGGCCAGCTCAGTTCCGCGCTGCTCAATCTGGCGATCAACGCCCGCGACGCCATGCCCGACGGCGGCAAGCTGACGCTGGAAACCCGGAACGTCATCCTCGACGAAAGCTATGCCGCCGCCCACAGCGACGTCCGCGCCGGCAATTACGTGATGATCGCGGTGAGCGATACCGGCGTCGGCATCCCGGAATCGATCCGCGACCGGGTGTTCGATCCGTTCTTTTCGACCAAGGAGGTCGGACGAGGAACCGGACTCGGACTGAGCATGGTCTACGGCTTCGTCAAGCAATCCGACGGCCACATCAAGGTCTACAGCGAGGAAGGCTTCGGCACGACGTTCAGACTCTATCTGCCGCAGGCGGGCGGCTCGCCGGAACAGCTTGCGGCGGCGCCGCTGAGCGCGGAGCTGGAAGGCGGTCACGAGACCATCCTGATCGTCGAGGACGATCCGCTGGTGCGCAGCTATGTCGATACCCAACTGCAGAGCCTCGGCTACAAGACGCTGTCGGCGGCAAACGGCGTCGAAGCGCTTGATATCGCCGATGGCGGCGCCGCCTTCGATCTTCTGTTCACCGACGTCATCATGCCCGGCCGTTTGAACGGCCGGCAGCTCGCCGCCGAAATGGCGCGGCGCCGCCCGGGCCTGAAAGTGCTGTTTACGTCGGGCTACACCGAAAATGCCATCATCCACCATGGCCGGCTGGATTCCGGGGTGCTGCTGCTGGCCAAACCGTATCGCAAGCTGGACCTGGCGCGGATGGTGCGCACCGCCTTGACGGATGCCGGAATCCTCGCCGACAGCCATTCCGCGCCGGCCTGA
- a CDS encoding NAD(P)-binding domain-containing protein, with amino-acid sequence MPVERVDTLIIGGGQAGLVMSHRLKQRGLSHLVLERQRIAERWRSERWDGLKFQFPNWSVRLPDFPFPHADPDAFATTDEIVKFIEAYAAFVAPPIRCGVEVTRLRRRDDARGFVAETAGDIIEADNVVVATGPYQRALVPDLLRDHPVFQVHASKYQNPKQLPSGAVLVAGAGASGAQIAEELQRAGRRVYLSVGTHRRLPRRYRGRDLFWWLAEMGIDQTPTAQRGASALGPVISGAYGGQTIDFRRYAADGMTLTGHLQSARGGVVEIAPGLAESMVAGDLVFTTFLDIVDGFVKLHGLNLPEEPEARTKLPDPPCVTDPLQRLDLGASGIGAVIWATGYGLDFGWIDIPVKDANGEPVHRNGITDVPGLYFLGLPWLSKMNSSFLSGVGDDAAVLADHIAARR; translated from the coding sequence ATGCCGGTTGAACGGGTGGACACCCTGATCATCGGCGGCGGCCAGGCCGGCCTCGTGATGAGCCACCGGCTCAAGCAGCGCGGACTTTCTCATCTGGTGCTGGAACGGCAGCGGATCGCCGAACGCTGGCGCAGCGAGCGCTGGGACGGTTTGAAATTCCAGTTTCCGAACTGGTCGGTGCGGCTGCCGGATTTTCCGTTTCCGCACGCCGACCCGGACGCCTTCGCCACCACGGATGAGATCGTCAAATTCATCGAGGCCTATGCCGCGTTCGTAGCACCTCCGATCCGCTGCGGCGTTGAGGTGACGCGGCTGCGCCGGCGCGATGATGCACGCGGCTTCGTCGCCGAGACCGCCGGCGATATCATCGAAGCTGACAATGTCGTGGTCGCCACCGGCCCTTATCAGCGCGCGCTGGTCCCGGACCTGTTGCGCGACCATCCGGTGTTTCAGGTCCATGCCTCAAAGTACCAAAATCCAAAACAGCTTCCGTCCGGCGCGGTGCTGGTGGCCGGCGCCGGCGCGTCGGGCGCGCAGATTGCCGAGGAGCTGCAGCGCGCCGGACGCCGCGTCTATCTCTCGGTCGGAACCCATCGCCGGCTGCCGCGCCGTTACCGCGGCCGCGACCTGTTCTGGTGGCTCGCCGAAATGGGCATCGACCAGACTCCGACCGCGCAGCGCGGGGCGTCGGCTTTGGGGCCGGTGATCTCGGGCGCCTATGGTGGCCAGACCATCGACTTCCGCCGTTACGCCGCCGACGGCATGACGCTAACAGGACATCTGCAAAGCGCCCGCGGCGGCGTAGTTGAGATCGCACCGGGTCTTGCCGAAAGCATGGTCGCCGGCGACCTCGTCTTCACCACTTTCCTCGACATCGTCGACGGCTTCGTAAAACTGCATGGCCTGAATCTGCCCGAAGAGCCCGAGGCACGGACAAAGCTGCCGGACCCGCCTTGCGTCACCGACCCCTTGCAGCGCCTCGATCTCGGCGCATCAGGCATCGGCGCGGTGATCTGGGCCACCGGTTACGGCCTCGATTTCGGCTGGATCGATATTCCGGTGAAGGATGCGAACGGCGAACCGGTGCACCGCAACGGCATCACCGACGTGCCCGGACTGTATTTCCTCGGCCTGCCCTGGTTGTCGAAGATGAACTCCTCGTTTCTCTCGGGCGTCGGCGACGATGCCGCCGTGCTCGCCGATCATATCGCCGCGCGGCGCTGA
- a CDS encoding LysR substrate-binding domain-containing protein → MRRLLFLNGIKAFEAAARSGSFAAAGQELNVSAAAVSRMVHLLEERLGVALFERKANRLETTLAGRAYQSGLTPIFDALASLTAQVTTPSGARVLTIGVGPTFAMRWFIPRLVDFRKQEPDIEVRITTGGAAAPFGDDWSCGIKLGDGEWPGLIAEPLFAADLTPVCAPRLANALKRPSDLKGTTLLRVAHSPDDWSSWLKAAGVTRVTARGPEFQFYGQALQAAVDGLGIAMGIRPYIDDDLAAGRLVAPFDSSVPKGMRWYLVYRGFRTEQRDFAAFRRWIIRAAAEPAARRKGQRHAG, encoded by the coding sequence ATGCGGCGGCTACTCTTTCTCAACGGCATCAAGGCATTCGAGGCGGCGGCGCGGAGCGGCAGCTTCGCCGCGGCCGGCCAGGAGCTCAACGTCTCGGCGGCGGCGGTCAGCCGCATGGTTCACTTGCTGGAAGAACGGCTTGGCGTCGCGCTGTTCGAGCGCAAGGCCAACCGGCTCGAGACCACGCTCGCCGGCCGCGCCTATCAGAGCGGGCTGACGCCGATCTTCGACGCGCTGGCGAGCCTGACCGCGCAGGTGACGACGCCCTCCGGCGCACGGGTGCTGACCATCGGGGTCGGGCCGACCTTTGCGATGCGCTGGTTCATCCCGCGGCTGGTGGATTTTCGCAAACAAGAGCCCGACATCGAGGTGCGCATCACCACCGGCGGCGCGGCCGCGCCGTTCGGTGACGACTGGAGTTGCGGCATCAAGCTTGGCGACGGCGAGTGGCCCGGCCTGATCGCCGAGCCGTTGTTCGCCGCCGACCTCACGCCGGTCTGCGCGCCCCGGCTCGCCAATGCGCTGAAGCGCCCAAGCGATCTCAAAGGCACGACGCTGCTGCGGGTCGCGCATTCGCCCGACGACTGGTCGTCGTGGCTGAAGGCCGCCGGCGTCACGCGCGTCACCGCGCGCGGGCCGGAGTTTCAGTTCTACGGCCAGGCGCTGCAAGCCGCGGTCGACGGGCTCGGCATCGCGATGGGCATCCGGCCCTATATCGACGACGACCTCGCCGCCGGACGGCTGGTGGCGCCGTTCGATAGCAGCGTGCCCAAGGGCATGCGCTGGTACCTGGTCTATCGCGGCTTCCGCACCGAGCAGCGCGATTTTGCCGCGTTCCGGCGCTGGATCATTCGCGCGGCGGCTGAGCCGGCCGCGCGCCGAAAGGGCCAGCGTCATGCCGGTTGA
- a CDS encoding sulfite exporter TauE/SafE family protein, giving the protein MTPILIAALGLLMVATAFLSGLFGMAGGMILIGVLLTFMPLPTAMVLHAITQMASNGWRAFLWRAHIRWRPVSVYLIGCALALGLWSLTRYVPDKPIALLLLGATPFMARMMPKDIKPNPDSVWQGTFYGTVCMGLMLMTGVSGPLMDTFFLGGNFGRRETVATKATCQVASHFTKLIYFGGIIDQAATLDPVLAGVAIAASMLGTTLARRILEAMSDQQFRTWANRLITTVAGYYILYGGWLFYASRASATAF; this is encoded by the coding sequence ATGACGCCGATTCTGATCGCCGCGCTGGGCCTGCTGATGGTCGCGACCGCGTTCCTGTCGGGCCTGTTCGGCATGGCCGGCGGCATGATCCTGATCGGCGTGCTGCTGACCTTCATGCCGCTGCCCACCGCGATGGTGCTGCACGCGATCACGCAGATGGCGTCGAACGGCTGGCGCGCCTTCCTGTGGCGCGCGCATATCCGCTGGCGGCCGGTATCGGTCTATTTGATCGGCTGCGCGCTGGCGCTCGGCCTGTGGTCGCTCACCCGCTATGTGCCGGACAAGCCGATCGCGCTGCTGCTGCTCGGCGCCACCCCGTTCATGGCGCGGATGATGCCAAAGGATATCAAGCCTAATCCGGACAGCGTCTGGCAGGGCACCTTCTACGGCACCGTCTGCATGGGGCTGATGCTGATGACCGGCGTCTCCGGCCCGCTGATGGATACGTTCTTCCTCGGCGGCAATTTCGGCCGCCGCGAGACGGTCGCGACCAAGGCGACCTGCCAGGTCGCCAGCCATTTCACGAAGCTGATCTACTTCGGCGGCATCATCGACCAGGCCGCGACGCTCGATCCGGTACTGGCAGGGGTTGCGATCGCGGCGTCGATGCTCGGCACCACGCTGGCGCGGCGCATCCTGGAAGCGATGAGCGACCAGCAGTTTCGCACCTGGGCCAACCGGCTGATCACGACCGTTGCCGGCTATTACATTCTTTATGGCGGCTGGCTGTTCTATGCGTCGCGCGCCAGCGCGACGGCATTCTGA
- a CDS encoding SCO family protein, with amino-acid sequence MIRRAGILLWLMLAPAFAGEAPTRSPAEVMDILMWNREPVGGPFELTDHTGKPRTNSDFRGKLMLVYFGFTYCPDVCPTDLQAIGLALDKLGTAADSVQPLFITVDPERDTAAHLAEYVAMFHPRLIGLTGSAEAIRKAADAYKVYYAKVDTPKDTVGYYTVDHTAYIYLMDREGNYLGFFPPGTSADRMVEIIRPRLGETAR; translated from the coding sequence ATGATCCGTCGTGCCGGCATCTTGCTGTGGCTGATGCTGGCGCCCGCGTTCGCCGGCGAAGCACCGACGCGCTCGCCGGCGGAGGTGATGGACATCCTGATGTGGAATCGGGAGCCGGTCGGCGGCCCCTTTGAACTCACAGACCACACCGGCAAGCCGCGCACCAACAGTGACTTCCGCGGCAAACTGATGCTGGTCTATTTCGGCTTCACCTATTGTCCCGACGTCTGCCCGACCGATCTGCAGGCGATCGGGCTCGCACTCGACAAACTCGGCACTGCGGCCGACAGCGTGCAGCCGCTGTTCATCACGGTCGATCCCGAGCGTGACACCGCAGCGCATCTCGCCGAATATGTGGCGATGTTTCATCCGCGCCTGATCGGGCTGACCGGAAGCGCGGAGGCGATCCGCAAAGCCGCCGATGCCTACAAGGTCTATTACGCGAAGGTAGATACACCCAAAGACACCGTGGGCTACTACACCGTCGATCACACCGCCTACATCTATCTGATGGACCGCGAGGGCAATTATCTCGGCTTCTTTCCGCCGGGCACATCCGCTGACCGCATGGTAGAGATTATCCGGCCGCGGCTTGGGGAGACGGCAAGGTAG
- a CDS encoding MBL fold metallo-hydrolase, translating into MTENLARRDFLKASAAFAGIAATSAFSCVEIASAAPIAVPTVDKLSIKVLVDSSFDAFFRPKQANGVSITPTARGADFRKPLHSEWGLSLWLESQAAGDQRTLMLDYGYTPEVLINNMELVGADPSKIDALIVSHGHYDHFGGLNGFLDKFRDKLPAEVKLYAGGEDNFCHRVNPTPTKGQFTDFGALDRRQLASQKVTTVLCETPTVIAGHAFTTGKITRRSIERVLPQTWVEFGIKDGLGCNIGHYLPAEMEGKIVPDEHIHEHATCFNVKDMGLVVISSCGHVGIVNSVKQAQEVSGIQKIHAIVGGFHLGPAPADYLKQVVGEIKALDPDVLIPMHCSGLNFVQEATAQMGDKVLVTTTGSRLTFGI; encoded by the coding sequence ATGACCGAGAACCTCGCCCGCCGTGATTTTCTGAAAGCGTCAGCCGCCTTCGCCGGCATCGCAGCCACAAGCGCATTTTCCTGCGTCGAGATCGCAAGCGCCGCACCGATCGCGGTGCCGACGGTGGACAAGCTGTCGATCAAGGTGCTGGTCGATTCCAGCTTCGATGCGTTCTTCCGCCCCAAGCAGGCCAATGGTGTCTCGATCACGCCGACAGCCAGGGGCGCCGATTTCCGGAAACCGCTGCACAGCGAGTGGGGACTGTCGCTGTGGCTGGAATCGCAGGCCGCGGGTGATCAGCGTACGCTGATGCTGGATTACGGCTATACGCCGGAGGTTCTGATCAACAACATGGAATTGGTCGGCGCCGATCCGTCGAAGATCGACGCGCTGATCGTCAGTCACGGGCATTACGATCATTTCGGCGGCCTCAACGGCTTCCTCGACAAGTTCCGTGACAAGCTTCCGGCCGAGGTCAAACTTTACGCCGGCGGCGAGGACAATTTCTGCCATCGCGTCAACCCCACGCCGACCAAAGGCCAGTTCACCGACTTCGGCGCGCTCGACCGCCGCCAGCTCGCGTCGCAGAAGGTCACGACCGTGCTGTGCGAAACGCCGACGGTGATCGCCGGCCACGCCTTCACCACCGGCAAGATCACCCGCCGCAGTATCGAGCGCGTGCTGCCGCAGACCTGGGTCGAATTCGGCATCAAGGACGGCCTCGGCTGCAACATCGGTCACTACCTGCCAGCCGAGATGGAAGGCAAGATCGTGCCCGATGAACACATCCACGAGCACGCCACCTGTTTCAACGTGAAGGATATGGGCCTCGTGGTGATCTCCTCCTGCGGCCATGTCGGCATCGTCAATTCGGTCAAGCAGGCGCAGGAAGTCTCCGGCATCCAGAAGATCCACGCCATCGTCGGCGGCTTCCATCTCGGGCCGGCGCCGGCGGACTACCTCAAGCAGGTGGTCGGCGAGATCAAGGCGCTCGATCCAGATGTGCTGATCCCGATGCATTGCAGCGGATTGAACTTCGTCCAGGAGGCGACAGCGCAGATGGGCGACAAGGTGCTGGTCACCACCACCGGCAGCCGCCTCACCTTCGGCATATGA
- a CDS encoding glutathione binding-like protein has product MIDLHYWSTPNGHKITMFLEEAALEYKIFPVVIGKGDQFKPEFLAIAPNNRIPAMVDHAPKGGGKPISIFESGAMLLYLAEKTGKFLPADLYGRYDAIQWTFWQMGGLGPMAGQNHHFRNYAVEKLPYAIDRYVNETNRLYGVLNKRLSDREFVAGDYSIADMAAYPWIVPYKNQGQNIDDFPHLKRWMETIGARPATMRAYAKAKEVNPNFGQPAIRTEEERKLLFGQTAAVVK; this is encoded by the coding sequence ATGATCGACCTTCATTACTGGTCCACGCCGAACGGCCACAAGATAACGATGTTTCTTGAAGAGGCCGCCCTGGAGTACAAGATTTTCCCTGTCGTCATCGGCAAGGGTGATCAGTTCAAGCCGGAATTTCTGGCGATCGCACCGAACAACCGCATTCCGGCGATGGTCGATCACGCGCCGAAGGGCGGCGGAAAACCGATCTCGATCTTCGAGTCCGGCGCGATGCTGCTGTATCTGGCGGAGAAGACCGGAAAATTCCTGCCCGCCGACCTCTACGGCCGCTACGACGCGATCCAGTGGACGTTCTGGCAGATGGGCGGGCTCGGGCCGATGGCCGGGCAGAACCACCACTTCCGCAACTACGCCGTCGAAAAGCTGCCTTACGCGATCGACCGCTACGTGAACGAGACCAACCGGCTCTATGGCGTGCTCAACAAGCGCCTGTCGGACCGCGAGTTCGTCGCCGGCGACTATTCGATCGCGGATATGGCGGCCTATCCCTGGATCGTGCCCTACAAGAACCAGGGCCAGAACATCGACGACTTCCCGCATCTCAAGCGCTGGATGGAAACTATCGGCGCGCGGCCGGCGACGATGCGCGCCTATGCCAAGGCGAAAGAGGTCAACCCGAACTTCGGCCAGCCCGCGATCCGCACCGAGGAAGAGCGCAAGCTGCTGTTCGGTCAGACCGCGGCGGTGGTGAAGTAG
- a CDS encoding glutathione S-transferase family protein — MSLKLYELVGADAGRPFSPFCWRTRMALAHKGLSAETIPWCFTEKEAIAPHKSDKVPVLLDGETPVVDSWAIANYLEDRYPDRPSLFGGEGGRAMARMLNWWGDLSIVGGIFPMIIADIPLNLKPVDAAYFRKTREARFGKPLEEVMAGRDKAVEGFRKSLDPLRLTLKTQQFLGGAAPNYADYIVFGPFQWARVVSPFRLLAEDDPVYAWRERLLDAFDGMARKSPGYPA; from the coding sequence ATGTCACTCAAACTCTACGAACTCGTCGGCGCCGACGCCGGCCGTCCGTTCAGCCCGTTCTGCTGGCGGACGCGGATGGCACTGGCGCATAAGGGGCTGTCGGCGGAAACGATCCCGTGGTGTTTTACCGAGAAGGAAGCGATCGCGCCGCACAAGTCCGACAAGGTGCCGGTGCTGCTCGACGGTGAAACGCCGGTTGTCGATTCCTGGGCGATCGCGAATTATCTGGAAGATCGCTATCCGGACCGGCCGTCGCTGTTCGGCGGCGAGGGCGGCCGCGCCATGGCGCGGATGCTGAACTGGTGGGGCGATCTGAGCATCGTCGGCGGCATCTTTCCGATGATCATCGCCGACATCCCGCTTAACCTGAAGCCGGTCGACGCCGCCTATTTTCGCAAGACGCGCGAAGCGCGCTTCGGCAAGCCGCTGGAGGAAGTCATGGCCGGCCGCGACAAGGCCGTCGAAGGCTTTCGCAAATCGCTCGACCCGCTGCGGCTGACCCTGAAGACGCAACAATTTCTCGGTGGCGCCGCGCCGAACTACGCCGACTATATCGTGTTCGGCCCGTTCCAGTGGGCGCGCGTGGTCTCACCGTTCAGGCTGCTGGCCGAAGACGATCCGGTCTATGCCTGGCGCGAACGGTTGCTCGATGCGTTCGACGGCATGGCGCGGAAATCGCCGGGCTATCCGGCATAG
- a CDS encoding phosphotransferase produces the protein MSNDPFAALPAARRDVAVSAIAAVLDATAAVNVRPATGGVSGAGVFLIEAGHRRFVLRLEGQPSPLRNPHQYDSMRIAAEAGLAPRIHYLDANDRVVMMDFVEDQPLDTYPGGPLGLAQATGALLKQLQGLPLFSRFIEYPEIVRRVWAHVCKTGLFADGVLDAASQRLIDIRKAYVLDANAHVSSHNDFLPRNLLFDGKRLWLIDWENAFCNDPLVDLATALDNFAPSLALEEVLLQACLGRPPDRHLRERLALARSLTRLFYAGVLFSASASAPRARPDADLSAPTAAEFERSIRDRRLLPETPETSHVLGKMYLASFLSGAVPPGLPPMYMR, from the coding sequence ATGAGCAACGACCCCTTTGCCGCACTTCCGGCCGCCCGGCGCGACGTCGCGGTTTCGGCGATCGCGGCCGTGCTTGATGCCACGGCTGCCGTCAACGTCAGGCCTGCGACGGGCGGTGTGTCGGGGGCGGGGGTTTTTCTGATTGAGGCGGGCCACCGTCGCTTCGTATTGCGCCTGGAAGGGCAGCCTAGTCCGCTGCGCAACCCGCACCAGTATGACTCGATGCGGATCGCCGCCGAAGCGGGTCTCGCGCCGCGAATTCATTATCTCGATGCGAACGACCGGGTCGTGATGATGGATTTCGTCGAGGACCAGCCGCTCGATACCTATCCGGGCGGCCCACTGGGTTTGGCGCAGGCGACCGGAGCACTGTTGAAGCAGCTACAGGGCTTGCCGCTGTTTTCGCGCTTCATCGAATACCCCGAGATCGTCCGCCGGGTCTGGGCGCATGTTTGCAAAACCGGTCTGTTCGCCGATGGCGTTCTCGATGCCGCTTCGCAACGGCTGATTGACATACGCAAGGCCTATGTCCTCGACGCCAACGCGCACGTCTCCAGCCATAACGATTTCCTGCCGCGCAACCTCTTGTTCGACGGCAAACGATTGTGGCTGATCGACTGGGAGAACGCCTTCTGCAACGATCCCCTCGTTGATCTCGCAACCGCGCTCGACAACTTTGCGCCGTCATTGGCGCTGGAAGAAGTGTTGTTGCAGGCTTGCCTCGGCCGGCCGCCGGATCGCCATTTGCGCGAGCGACTTGCGCTGGCGCGTTCTCTGACCCGCCTGTTTTATGCGGGTGTCCTGTTCAGCGCTTCGGCATCGGCCCCGCGGGCAAGGCCCGATGCCGACCTTTCGGCGCCAACCGCCGCCGAATTCGAACGATCGATCCGCGATCGACGGCTGCTACCCGAAACACCCGAGACCAGCCATGTTCTTGGCAAGATGTATCTGGCGTCGTTCCTGTCCGGCGCGGTGCCGCCCGGATTGCCGCCGATGTATATGCGCTAG
- a CDS encoding crotonase/enoyl-CoA hydratase family protein: MSDTVLLETKDGIALITLNRPDKLNALSYELIDRLMAVLDQIEVDASAGVVVLTGAGERAFSAGADIHEFSGSVSRGPNTAARDFVRRGQAMTARLEAFRKPVIAAVNGLAFGGGCEITEAVHLAIASDRASFAKPEINLGMPPTFGGTQRLPRLAGRKRALEMLLTGDPFSAARALEIGLVNKVVPHDELLPATRELAGRIMRHSPLAAASIITAVTRGLNMAIGEGLQVESEQFAAMAPTSDLVEGLAAWRERRPPNYTGR, from the coding sequence ATGTCCGACACTGTACTGCTCGAAACCAAGGACGGGATCGCGCTGATCACGCTCAACCGGCCCGACAAGCTCAATGCGCTCAGCTACGAATTGATCGACCGCCTGATGGCGGTGCTCGACCAGATCGAGGTTGATGCCAGCGCCGGCGTCGTGGTGCTCACCGGCGCCGGCGAACGCGCGTTTTCTGCCGGCGCCGACATCCACGAATTTTCCGGCAGCGTCAGCCGCGGACCGAATACCGCGGCGCGCGACTTCGTCCGGCGCGGCCAGGCCATGACTGCGCGCCTCGAAGCATTCAGGAAGCCAGTGATTGCCGCCGTCAATGGCTTGGCGTTCGGCGGCGGCTGCGAGATCACCGAAGCCGTCCATCTCGCCATCGCCAGCGACCGCGCCTCCTTTGCCAAGCCCGAGATCAATCTCGGCATGCCGCCGACGTTCGGCGGCACCCAGCGGCTGCCACGGCTGGCCGGGCGCAAGCGCGCGCTGGAAATGCTGTTGACCGGCGATCCCTTCTCGGCCGCGCGAGCGCTGGAGATCGGCCTCGTCAACAAGGTCGTGCCGCATGACGAACTATTGCCGGCGACGCGCGAACTCGCCGGCCGCATCATGCGCCATTCGCCGCTTGCGGCCGCCAGCATCATCACCGCCGTGACCCGCGGATTGAACATGGCGATCGGCGAAGGGCTGCAGGTCGAAAGCGAACAGTTCGCGGCAATGGCTCCGACCAGCGATCTCGTCGAAGGCCTCGCCGCGTGGCGCGAGCGAAGGCCGCCGAACTATACCGGCCGCTGA